A stretch of the Takifugu flavidus isolate HTHZ2018 chromosome 1, ASM371156v2, whole genome shotgun sequence genome encodes the following:
- the dync1i2a gene encoding dynein, cytoplasmic 1, intermediate chain 2a isoform X4 has protein sequence MALWDPEEEEEEEIAPAPPLGEPQTEIPDQKVEEEVPPHELTEEEKLQILHSEEFANFFDHSTRIIERALSEHVDLFFDYSGRDLEEKECEIQAGAKLFLNRQFTDEHWSKHRVVTCLDWSPQYPELLVASYNNNEDAPHEPDGVALVWNMKYKKTTPEYVFHCQSAVMSAAFAKFHPNVVVGGTYSGQIVLWDNRSNKRTPVQRTPLSAAAHTHPVYCVNVVGTQNANNLISISTDGRMCSWSLDMLSHPQDSMELVFKQSKAVAVTSMSFPHGDVNNFVVGSEDGSVYMACRHGSKAGISEMFEGHHGPITGINCHTAPGPLDFSHLFVTSSFDWTVKLWSTKNNKPLYSFEDNSDYVYDVMWSPTHPALFACVDGVGHLDLWNLNNDTEVPTASVTVDGNPALNRVRWAHSGREIAVGDSDGQVYIYDVGEQIAIPRNDEWTRFVRTLAEINENRDDAEELAAQRLAV, from the exons aggaagaagaggaagaagaaattgctccagctccaccattGGGAGAGCCTCAGACTGAGATTCCAGACCagaaagtggaggaggaag TGCCCCCCCACgagctgacagaggaggaaaaactcCAGATCCTTCACTCGGAGGAGTTTGCCAATTTCTTTGACCACAGCACACGCATCATCGAGCGGGCTCTGTCGGAACACGTGGATCTCTTCTTTGACTACAGCGGCCGcgacctggaggagaaggagtg TGAAATCCAGGCTGGTGCAAAGCTGTTTCTCAATAGGCAGTTCACGGACGAGCACTGGTCCAAACACCGCGTGGTCACATGCCTGGACTGGTCTCCCCAG TATCCTGAACTCCTGGTTGCCTCATACAACAACAATGAGGACGCTCCTCATGAGCCCGACGGCGTGGCCTTGGTGTGGAACATGAAGTACAAGAAGACCACACCTGAATATGTCTTCCACTGTCAG TCTGCTGTCATGTCGGCTGCATTTGCCAAGTTCCACCCCAACGTTGTGGTCGGGGGAACATACTcaggccagattgtactgtgggACAACAGAAGCAACAAGAGGACGCCTGTGCAGAGGACACCCCTGTCAGCGGCAGCACATACG CACCCAGTTTATTGTGTCAATGTGGTTGGCACCCAGAATGCTAACAACCTGATAAGCATCTCCACTGATGGCAGAATGTGCTCCTGGAGTCTGGACATGCTTTCTCATCCACag GACAGTATGGAGCTGGTGTTCAAGCAGTCCAAAGCTGTCGCTGTCACCTCCATGTCGTTCCCTCACGGAGACGTCAACAATTTTGTGGTGGGCAGCGAGGACGGCTCCGTCTACATGGCATGTCGTCATGGAAG CAAAGCAGGCATCAGTGAGATGTTTGAGGGCCACCATGGACCCATCACAGGGATCAACTGTCACACAGCACCGGGGCCTCTGGACTTTTCCCACCTGTTTGTCACTTCTTCTTTCGACTGGACTGTCAAGCTGTGGAGCACCAAG AACAATAAGCCGCTCTACTCCTTTGAAGATAACTCGGATTATGTCTATGATGTCATGTGGTCTCCCACTCACCCTGCTCTGTTTGCATGCGTGGATGGAGTGGGCCATCTGGACCTGTGGAACCTCAACAATGACACTGAG GTTCCAACTGCTAGTGTCACAGTAGATGGTAACCCGGCCCTGAACAGGGTCAGATGGGCTCATTCTGGCAGAGAAATTGCCGTGGGAGATTCGGATGGACAAGTCTACATTTATGATGTTGGAGAG CAAATTGCCATACCGCGAAATGACGAGTGGACCCGATTCGTTCGCACACTGGCAGAGATTAATGAGAACAGGGACGATGCAGAGGAGCTGGCTGCTCAGCGTCTGGCTGTCTAG